One part of the Lachnospiraceae bacterium JLR.KK002 genome encodes these proteins:
- the bsh gene encoding choloylglycine hydrolase, with the protein MCTSISMKTKDFYFGRTMDLAEGFQECVVFTPRNFAFQFRKEGMLHRHYAMLGMASVIEGIPLYAEAVNEKGLCIAGLNFPDSAYYPMEEEEGSASISPFELVYWILGKCASVEEARELLASTRLIGIPFSEEIPLTPLHWHIADRESSIVLESTKSGLEVFENSVGVLSNNPSFPFQMTNICQYQNLITGQPENCFNRISTLQPFGQGLGSFGLPGDFSPASRFVKASYLSMNSVCEEDEQSSISQFFHMLDSVAMVRGSVVTPEERYEITRYACCINADKGIYYYKTYSNSQITAVNMNRENLNGCQCRRFPLRTSQQVAWMN; encoded by the coding sequence ATGTGTACCAGTATTTCGATGAAAACAAAGGATTTTTATTTTGGGCGTACCATGGATCTGGCAGAAGGATTTCAGGAGTGCGTGGTGTTTACGCCGCGGAATTTTGCGTTTCAGTTTCGGAAGGAGGGAATGCTGCACCGGCATTATGCCATGCTGGGAATGGCCTCTGTGATAGAAGGAATTCCTCTGTATGCGGAGGCTGTAAATGAGAAGGGACTTTGTATTGCGGGGCTGAATTTTCCTGACAGCGCGTATTATCCCATGGAAGAGGAGGAAGGCAGCGCCAGTATTTCTCCTTTTGAACTGGTGTACTGGATTCTGGGAAAGTGTGCTTCTGTGGAGGAGGCCAGAGAACTTCTGGCGTCCACACGTTTAATCGGGATTCCTTTCAGTGAGGAAATACCTCTGACGCCTCTGCACTGGCATATTGCAGACAGGGAATCTTCTATTGTACTGGAGTCCACCAAAAGCGGGCTGGAGGTTTTTGAAAATTCTGTGGGAGTGTTGTCAAACAATCCGTCTTTTCCGTTTCAGATGACAAATATCTGTCAGTATCAGAATCTGATTACAGGCCAGCCTGAGAACTGTTTTAACCGGATTTCCACTTTGCAGCCTTTTGGGCAGGGACTTGGGAGCTTTGGCCTGCCTGGGGATTTTTCTCCGGCCTCCCGTTTCGTAAAGGCCTCTTACCTGAGTATGAATTCGGTCTGTGAGGAGGATGAGCAGAGCAGTATTTCTCAGTTTTTCCATATGCTGGATTCGGTGGCTATGGTAAGAGGAAGTGTGGTTACTCCGGAAGAACGTTATGAGATTACCAGGTATGCCTGCTGTATCAATGCAGATAAGGGAATTTATTATTATAAGACTTATTCCAACAGCCAGATTACTGCAGTAAATATGAACCGGGAAAATCTGAATGGCTGCCAGTGCAGGAGATTTCCTCTGAGAACTTCCCAGCAGGTGGCCTGGATGAATTAA
- a CDS encoding biotin transporter BioY → MKKTSSDTKNSFSSPTGFSVRQIAVIGLITAVTCILAPCSLPIGPVPISLTNLVIYFSLYVLGTRDAAISYLVYLLIGLAGLPVFSGFTSGPEKLFGPTGGYLVGFLPMAVIAGIFIEKFASSRMLCLTGMILGTIVCYAFGTAWLAVQAGLDVKAALFAGVIPFIPGDLIKMVLAMTAGPQIRNQLIRAGLRS, encoded by the coding sequence ATGAAAAAAACATCGTCAGACACAAAAAACTCTTTTTCTTCTCCCACCGGCTTTTCGGTCCGCCAGATTGCTGTCATCGGCCTTATTACTGCCGTTACCTGTATTCTGGCCCCCTGTTCCCTTCCCATTGGGCCGGTGCCCATATCCCTGACAAACCTTGTCATTTATTTTTCCCTGTACGTTCTGGGCACCAGGGACGCAGCCATCAGTTATCTGGTCTATCTGCTGATTGGTCTGGCCGGCCTGCCTGTTTTTTCCGGGTTCACCAGCGGACCGGAAAAACTTTTCGGCCCCACCGGCGGCTATCTGGTGGGCTTCCTCCCTATGGCTGTTATCGCCGGGATTTTCATTGAGAAATTTGCTTCCAGCCGTATGCTCTGTCTGACCGGAATGATTCTGGGAACCATTGTCTGCTACGCCTTTGGAACCGCATGGCTGGCTGTTCAGGCCGGTCTGGACGTTAAGGCCGCTCTGTTTGCCGGAGTTATTCCTTTTATACCGGGGGATCTTATAAAGATGGTTCTTGCCATGACTGCCGGGCCTCAGATTCGGAATCAGCTAATCCGGGCCGGCCTTCGTTCCTGA
- the tuf gene encoding elongation factor Tu, which produces MAKAKFERTKPHCNIGTIGHVDHGKTTLTAAITKVLSERVAGNEATDFENIDKAPEERERGITISTAHVEYETENRHYAHVDCPGHADYVKNMITGAAQMDGAILVVAATDGVMAQTKEHILLSRQVGVPYIVVFMNKCDMVDDEELLELVEMEITEILEEYEFTDCPIIKGSALKALEDPSGEWGDKVMELMAAVDEHIPDPQRATDQPFLMPIEDIFTITGRGTVATGRVERGVLHVNEEVEIVGIKEETKKTVVTGIEMFRKLLDEAQAGDNIGALLRGIQRTEIERGQVLAKPGTVTCHTKFTAQVYVLTKDEGGRHTPFFNNYRPQFYFRTTDVTGVCNLPEGTEMCMPGDNVEMSIELIHPIAMEQGLTFAIREGGRTVGSGRVASIVE; this is translated from the coding sequence ATGGCTAAAGCTAAATTTGAGAGAACAAAACCGCATTGTAATATCGGAACCATTGGTCACGTTGACCATGGTAAAACAACTTTAACAGCGGCTATCACAAAAGTTTTATCTGAAAGAGTTGCAGGAAACGAAGCTACCGATTTTGAAAACATCGACAAAGCTCCGGAAGAAAGAGAAAGAGGTATCACCATCTCTACCGCACACGTTGAGTATGAAACAGAAAACAGACATTACGCACACGTTGACTGCCCAGGCCATGCTGACTACGTAAAGAACATGATTACCGGTGCTGCTCAGATGGACGGTGCTATCCTTGTAGTAGCTGCTACTGACGGTGTTATGGCTCAGACCAAAGAGCACATCCTTCTGTCCCGTCAGGTAGGCGTACCTTACATCGTTGTATTCATGAACAAATGTGACATGGTTGACGACGAAGAGCTGCTGGAACTGGTAGAAATGGAAATTACTGAGATTCTGGAAGAATATGAATTCACAGACTGCCCGATTATCAAAGGTTCCGCTCTGAAAGCTCTGGAAGATCCAAGCGGAGAATGGGGCGACAAAGTTATGGAACTGATGGCAGCAGTTGACGAGCATATTCCGGATCCTCAGCGTGCAACAGATCAGCCGTTCCTGATGCCTATCGAGGATATCTTCACCATTACAGGTCGTGGAACCGTTGCTACCGGTAGAGTAGAGCGTGGTGTTCTCCATGTAAATGAAGAAGTTGAAATCGTTGGTATCAAAGAAGAGACCAAGAAAACCGTTGTAACCGGTATCGAAATGTTCCGTAAACTGTTAGACGAGGCTCAGGCTGGTGATAACATCGGCGCACTGCTTCGTGGTATTCAGAGAACTGAAATCGAAAGAGGACAGGTTCTTGCAAAACCCGGCACAGTAACATGCCATACCAAATTTACCGCTCAGGTTTACGTTCTGACAAAAGATGAAGGTGGACGTCATACTCCGTTCTTCAACAACTACAGACCTCAGTTCTATTTCAGAACAACTGACGTAACAGGCGTTTGCAACCTGCCGGAAGGTACAGAAATGTGTATGCCTGGCGATAACGTAGAGATGAGCATTGAGCTGATTCATCCGATCGCTATGGAGCAGGGTCTTACATTCGCTATCCGCGAAGGCGGACGTACCGTAGGTTCCGGACGTGTGGCTTCTATCGTTGAATAA
- the gdhA gene encoding NADP-specific glutamate dehydrogenase, whose amino-acid sequence MSYVDEVLERVIAKNPAEPEFHQAAKEVLNSLRPVIEANEETYRREALLERLTEPDRQFKFRVPWVDDKGQVQVNTGYRVQFNNSIGPYKGGLRLHPSVNLGIIKFLGFEQIFKNSLTGLPIGGGKGGSDFDPKGKSDREVMAFCQSFMTELCKYIGADTDVPAGDIGTGAREIGYMFGQFKKIRGTYEGVLTGKGLSYGGSLARTEATGYGLLYLTEEMLKCNGHDMKGKIVCVSGSGNVAIYATQKAHQLGAKVVTVSDSTGWVYDPEGIDVALLKEVKEVKRARLTEYAAARPSAEYHEGRGVWSVKCDVALPCATQNELLLDDAKTLVANGCIAVAEGANMPTTLEATEYLQQNKVLFAPGKAANAGGVATSALEMSQNSERLSWTFEEVDSKLQSIMVNIFHNLDDAAKRYGKEGDYVAGANIAGFEKVAEAMIAQGV is encoded by the coding sequence ATGAGCTATGTTGATGAAGTATTAGAACGCGTAATTGCAAAAAACCCGGCAGAACCTGAATTTCATCAGGCAGCAAAGGAAGTTCTGAACTCTCTGCGCCCGGTGATTGAAGCAAATGAAGAAACATACCGCAGAGAAGCCCTCCTGGAACGTCTGACCGAACCGGACAGACAGTTCAAATTCCGTGTGCCCTGGGTGGATGATAAAGGCCAGGTACAGGTAAACACCGGCTACCGTGTACAGTTCAACAACAGCATTGGACCTTACAAGGGCGGCTTAAGGCTTCATCCTTCCGTAAATCTTGGAATTATCAAATTCCTGGGATTTGAGCAGATTTTCAAAAACTCCCTGACGGGCCTTCCCATCGGCGGCGGCAAGGGCGGTTCTGATTTCGACCCCAAAGGAAAATCCGACCGTGAAGTTATGGCATTCTGCCAGAGCTTTATGACAGAGCTCTGCAAATATATTGGCGCAGATACCGACGTTCCTGCAGGAGATATCGGAACAGGCGCCAGAGAAATCGGCTATATGTTCGGCCAGTTCAAGAAAATCCGCGGCACTTACGAAGGCGTACTTACAGGCAAAGGTCTTTCCTACGGCGGTTCTCTGGCACGTACCGAAGCTACCGGATACGGCCTGCTGTATCTGACTGAAGAAATGCTCAAATGCAACGGACACGATATGAAAGGCAAAATTGTCTGCGTATCCGGTTCCGGAAATGTGGCAATCTATGCAACTCAGAAAGCACATCAGTTAGGGGCAAAAGTGGTAACCGTCAGCGACTCCACCGGATGGGTTTATGATCCCGAAGGTATTGACGTGGCACTTCTGAAAGAGGTAAAAGAAGTAAAACGCGCGCGTCTCACCGAATATGCGGCAGCAAGACCCAGTGCAGAATATCATGAGGGCAGAGGCGTATGGAGTGTAAAATGCGACGTGGCGCTTCCCTGCGCAACCCAGAACGAACTGCTGTTAGACGACGCCAAAACACTGGTAGCAAACGGATGTATTGCAGTTGCTGAAGGCGCAAACATGCCCACCACACTGGAAGCAACCGAATATCTGCAGCAGAATAAGGTATTATTTGCACCCGGAAAAGCTGCAAACGCAGGTGGCGTAGCTACCTCCGCACTGGAAATGAGCCAGAACTCCGAACGCCTGAGCTGGACCTTTGAAGAGGTGGACAGCAAACTTCAGAGTATCATGGTAAATATTTTCCATAACCTGGATGACGCTGCAAAACGTTACGGCAAAGAAGGCGACTATGTGGCAGGCGCAAATATCGCCGGATTTGAAAAAGTGGCGGAAGCCATGATTGCTCAGGGTGTATAA
- a CDS encoding PC4/YdbC family ssDNA-binding protein, with translation MKNYVIYRHIGDLSKSNNGWVKELNFISWNNREPVYDIRIWNQDHTRYGKGIMITPKQMLILKGLLREIDIF, from the coding sequence TTGAAAAACTATGTTATTTACAGGCATATAGGTGATTTGTCTAAATCAAATAATGGTTGGGTAAAAGAATTAAATTTCATTTCGTGGAATAACAGAGAGCCGGTTTATGATATAAGAATATGGAATCAGGACCATACAAGATATGGTAAGGGAATTATGATTACGCCGAAGCAAATGCTTATATTAAAAGGACTGTTAAGAGAGATTGATATATTTTAA
- a CDS encoding TaqI-like C-terminal specificity domain-containing protein encodes MNTIIADTCDYRRITMKSSDEKEYSLSELCSILSISQATGRNWLRLGKISPTAERKGKPYFSVTYTEALLTQLKEKHRNTLKSRRNKKYITGSSMYRNYLPADSPNLPSVEHILEQLSGFSLTNSQIRAILAECALQLLCPAENRKPEVTEPLLFPFLRGTLPLGEYQVLVHELLTGTEPASGLLSPRQNSGHLSAFPPADILREIPFTVLPEKKADILGMIYISLKNLGERKAAGSYYTPVHIVKKLIENLLSELPQEKSFLILDPCCGTGNFLLQLPDSIAPEQIFGFDIDAVSIFIARINMALKFPHTPVSGIRAQIRLQDFLLDEDSRRYHLILGNPPWGFQFDETTETFLKKNFRTAVKKHTESCDVFLEQALNRTVPNGTVAFVIPEAVLHVKSHLPVRRLIAAQTHIDRLEYLGNVFHKVQCPASILQITNTGLPLDTKSMKISGPNQEFEIRLSRKVNPENFNFHITDEACLLIEKTERQRHMTFLKGQAEFALGIVTGNNSALLGHRKTTHNEVVLKGADIQKYKITPRNRYLSWQPENFQQCAPEACYRAKEKLLYRFIGSQLVFAYDNGQRLSLNSCNILIPQIPHLDIRYILAVLNSRTAQFIYENKFRSLKVLRASLEQIPIPRIPEQEQQHMISLAEKLMQETDSQRWMKYYEEADRSIALAYGLTEGEYRIIQVSSEEIFS; translated from the coding sequence ATGAACACAATTATTGCAGACACCTGTGATTACCGGAGAATAACCATGAAATCATCTGATGAAAAAGAATATTCCCTGTCTGAACTTTGCAGTATTCTTTCCATTTCTCAGGCTACCGGACGGAACTGGCTCAGACTGGGAAAAATTTCTCCCACCGCAGAGCGGAAAGGAAAACCGTATTTTTCCGTCACATATACCGAAGCACTGCTGACACAACTGAAAGAGAAACACAGAAACACTCTGAAATCCAGGAGAAATAAGAAATATATCACCGGAAGCAGCATGTATCGAAATTATCTTCCGGCAGACTCCCCCAATCTGCCTTCTGTCGAACACATACTGGAACAACTGTCAGGCTTTTCCCTGACAAACAGTCAAATCCGGGCAATCCTGGCAGAATGTGCTCTGCAGCTTCTGTGCCCCGCCGAAAACCGGAAACCGGAAGTTACGGAACCCCTTCTGTTTCCTTTTCTCAGAGGAACGCTGCCCCTGGGCGAGTACCAGGTGCTGGTTCACGAGCTCTTAACAGGCACAGAACCGGCCTCCGGTTTATTGTCCCCCCGGCAAAACTCCGGACATTTATCTGCATTCCCTCCGGCAGACATTCTCAGGGAGATTCCCTTTACCGTTCTGCCGGAAAAAAAAGCAGACATACTGGGTATGATTTATATTTCCCTGAAAAATCTGGGAGAACGGAAAGCAGCAGGCTCCTACTACACCCCTGTTCATATTGTGAAAAAATTAATAGAAAACCTGCTGTCAGAACTCCCTCAGGAAAAATCTTTTCTCATTCTGGACCCCTGCTGCGGCACCGGAAACTTCCTGCTGCAGCTTCCGGACAGTATTGCGCCGGAACAGATTTTCGGATTTGATATTGACGCCGTCAGCATTTTCATCGCCCGAATCAACATGGCCCTGAAATTTCCGCATACCCCTGTTTCCGGAATCCGGGCACAAATCCGCCTGCAGGACTTTCTTCTGGATGAAGATTCCCGCCGGTACCATCTGATTCTTGGAAATCCTCCCTGGGGCTTTCAGTTTGATGAGACTACTGAAACATTTTTAAAAAAGAATTTCCGGACTGCCGTAAAAAAACACACGGAATCCTGTGATGTTTTCCTGGAACAGGCATTGAACCGGACTGTCCCGAATGGTACCGTTGCATTCGTAATCCCGGAAGCAGTGCTTCATGTAAAATCCCATCTGCCTGTCCGCAGGCTGATTGCAGCGCAGACTCATATAGACCGTCTGGAATATCTGGGAAATGTTTTCCACAAGGTACAGTGCCCGGCCTCTATTTTACAGATAACAAATACCGGACTGCCCCTGGATACAAAAAGCATGAAGATTTCCGGCCCAAATCAGGAATTTGAAATACGCCTCAGCCGCAAAGTAAATCCTGAAAATTTTAATTTTCATATAACAGATGAGGCCTGTCTGTTAATCGAAAAAACAGAACGGCAGCGCCACATGACATTCCTGAAAGGCCAGGCAGAATTTGCCCTGGGAATCGTCACAGGCAATAATTCCGCCCTGCTTGGGCACAGGAAAACCACCCATAACGAAGTCGTACTCAAAGGCGCCGATATTCAAAAATATAAGATTACTCCCCGGAACAGATATCTCTCCTGGCAGCCGGAAAACTTCCAGCAGTGCGCCCCTGAAGCCTGCTACCGGGCAAAAGAAAAGCTGCTGTACCGCTTTATCGGCAGTCAGCTCGTATTTGCCTATGACAATGGACAGAGACTGTCTTTAAACAGCTGCAATATTTTAATTCCGCAGATTCCTCATCTGGACATCCGTTATATTCTGGCTGTTTTAAATTCCAGAACTGCCCAGTTTATTTACGAGAACAAATTCCGTTCACTGAAGGTATTGCGGGCCAGCCTGGAACAGATTCCCATTCCCCGCATTCCGGAGCAGGAACAGCAGCACATGATTTCCCTGGCCGAAAAGTTAATGCAGGAAACAGATTCCCAAAGATGGATGAAATATTATGAAGAAGCAGACCGGAGCATCGCCCTGGCTTATGGGCTGACGGAAGGAGAATACCGGATAATCCAGGTTTCCTCCGAAGAAATATTCAGTTAA
- a CDS encoding AAA family ATPase, with translation MRGEHMAGEAERMIDEQIDARLRKIMEARNLYDSAGHMPEQKPDYRESSPDSSERRLEARKPRRQKLHPLNQILYGAPGTGKTYATVEYALAILENRAVSEGPASYQERNRQMEAYERYRASGRIVFTTFHQSYGYEEFIQGIRPGLSDETVSFQVADGIFKKMADTARKDDENSYVIIIDEINRGNISRIFGELITLLEEDKRWGEQNQIAVTLPLGELFAIPNNLYVIGTMNSADKSISLIDAALRRRFDFVELAPRPELIEDTGLRNVLVRLNQYLRQELRSTDLLVGHSYFIGKQEKELGTVMNRNIIPLLYEYFYDEEAKVKKALECISGSSFEVDDTGNRRIRVKEKVSQ, from the coding sequence ATGAGAGGTGAGCATATGGCCGGGGAAGCGGAACGAATGATTGACGAACAGATTGACGCCAGACTGAGGAAGATTATGGAAGCGAGAAATCTGTATGACAGCGCCGGACATATGCCGGAGCAGAAGCCGGATTACAGGGAATCTTCGCCTGATTCGTCTGAGCGCAGGCTGGAAGCCCGGAAACCAAGACGACAGAAGCTGCATCCTCTGAACCAGATTCTGTATGGAGCGCCGGGTACGGGCAAAACCTATGCCACGGTGGAATATGCCCTTGCCATTCTGGAAAACAGAGCTGTTTCAGAAGGGCCGGCGTCTTATCAGGAGCGGAACCGGCAGATGGAAGCGTATGAAAGGTACCGGGCGTCCGGCCGGATTGTGTTTACTACGTTTCACCAGAGTTACGGGTATGAGGAATTTATACAGGGGATTCGGCCCGGACTCTCCGACGAGACGGTGTCATTTCAGGTGGCAGACGGCATTTTCAAGAAGATGGCAGATACTGCCCGAAAGGATGATGAGAACAGCTATGTGATAATCATTGACGAGATTAATCGGGGAAATATTTCCAGAATTTTCGGAGAACTGATTACGCTTCTGGAGGAGGACAAGCGCTGGGGAGAACAGAATCAGATTGCGGTTACGCTGCCTCTGGGAGAGCTGTTTGCAATTCCCAATAACCTTTATGTGATTGGAACCATGAATTCGGCGGATAAGTCGATTTCCCTGATTGACGCCGCATTGCGTCGGAGATTTGATTTTGTGGAGCTGGCGCCCAGGCCGGAGCTGATTGAGGATACCGGGCTTCGGAATGTACTGGTCAGGCTGAACCAATATCTCCGGCAGGAGCTTCGGAGTACAGATTTGCTGGTGGGACATTCTTATTTTATCGGAAAACAGGAAAAAGAGCTGGGAACGGTTATGAACCGGAACATCATTCCCCTGCTGTATGAATATTTTTATGATGAAGAAGCCAAAGTGAAAAAGGCCCTGGAGTGTATCTCCGGCAGCAGTTTTGAGGTGGATGATACAGGGAACAGGCGGATTCGGGTAAAAGAGAAGGTTAGCCAATGA
- a CDS encoding citrate/2-methylcitrate synthase has product MRNENELMNYAIKQETVCRKNDSISDKLFEEYGVNRGLRDMNGKGVLTGLTTISKITSFQEVDGVKTPCDGQLWYRGYNVQNLVKRMGDDGFGFEKTAYLLLFGEMPGEEELKEFCGIMARCRTLPTNFTRDVIMKAPTKDIMNSMTRSILTLASYDSQMDSPEVISNSLRQCIELISIFPMLAVYGYHAYNHYENDDSMYIHRPEPELSTAENLLLMLRPDKQYSKLEAKVLDVALLLHMEHGGGNNSTFTTRVVTSSGSDTYSSIAAAMSSLKGPKHGGANIKVMEMMENIRDHIRDVHDKEEIEAYLSKILEGEAFDGKGLIYGMGHAVYSLSDPREQVFKKYVEKLASAKAREEDMLLYNSIEELAPRLIAQKRHIFKGVSPNVDFYSGFVYDMLGIPRELYTAIFAIARIVGWSAHRMEELIGMNKIIRPAYMSVMEEKE; this is encoded by the coding sequence ATGCGAAATGAAAACGAATTGATGAATTACGCCATAAAACAGGAAACAGTCTGCAGGAAAAACGACAGTATTTCAGATAAATTATTTGAGGAGTACGGAGTAAACCGGGGACTGCGGGATATGAATGGAAAAGGAGTGCTCACAGGTCTTACCACCATTTCCAAAATTACATCTTTTCAGGAAGTGGACGGGGTGAAAACTCCCTGTGACGGACAGTTGTGGTACCGTGGCTACAATGTGCAGAATCTGGTGAAGCGCATGGGTGACGACGGATTTGGATTTGAAAAAACAGCGTATCTTTTGCTGTTCGGAGAGATGCCGGGCGAGGAAGAACTGAAGGAATTCTGCGGAATTATGGCCCGGTGCAGGACTCTTCCCACCAATTTTACCAGAGATGTCATTATGAAAGCGCCTACCAAGGACATTATGAATTCCATGACCAGAAGTATTCTGACACTGGCTTCCTATGACAGTCAGATGGATTCTCCGGAAGTCATCAGCAACAGTCTGCGTCAGTGTATTGAGCTGATTAGTATTTTCCCCATGCTGGCTGTGTATGGATATCATGCCTACAACCATTATGAAAATGATGACAGCATGTACATACACCGGCCGGAGCCGGAGCTTTCCACAGCGGAGAATCTGCTGCTTATGCTGCGGCCGGATAAGCAGTACAGCAAGCTGGAAGCCAAGGTACTGGATGTGGCGCTGCTTCTGCATATGGAGCATGGCGGCGGAAATAATTCCACCTTTACCACGAGAGTGGTGACTTCCTCCGGTTCCGATACATATTCTTCCATTGCGGCGGCTATGTCTTCCCTGAAAGGGCCCAAACATGGCGGAGCCAATATCAAGGTAATGGAAATGATGGAAAATATCCGGGACCATATCCGGGATGTTCATGACAAAGAAGAAATCGAAGCGTATTTAAGTAAAATTCTGGAGGGAGAGGCCTTTGACGGTAAGGGACTGATTTATGGAATGGGCCATGCGGTGTATTCCCTGTCTGACCCAAGAGAACAGGTATTTAAGAAATATGTGGAGAAACTGGCATCGGCCAAAGCAAGGGAGGAAGATATGCTGCTTTATAACAGCATTGAGGAACTGGCTCCAAGACTGATTGCACAGAAACGCCATATTTTCAAGGGTGTAAGCCCCAATGTGGACTTTTACAGCGGGTTTGTTTATGATATGCTGGGCATTCCCAGAGAGCTGTATACCGCTATATTTGCCATTGCCAGAATCGTGGGCTGGAGCGCTCACCGGATGGAGGAGCTGATTGGAATGAATAAGATTATCCGTCCTGCCTACATGAGCGTGATGGAAGAAAAGGAATAA